TCAGGTCCAGCGTCTCGGCGGTGTACGCACGCACCGAACCCTGGATCGTGCAGGTGTCGGGAATCACGTTGGGCACCTCGCCCGCGTGGACCATGGTGATGGACACCACCGCCGTCTCCAGCGGCTTCTTGCTGCGCGTCACGATGGTCTGCAAGGCCGGCAGGATCTGGCTGGCCACGGCGATCGGGTCGACCGACAAATGCGGGAACGCGGCGTGGCCGCCCTTGCCGCGCACCGTGATGCGGAACTCGTTGTTCGAGGCCAGCACCGGCCCGGGCGAAGCGGCGATGGAGCCCACCGGAATGCCCGGCATGTTGTGCATGCCGAACACCGCGTCCATCGGAAAGCGTTCGAACAGGCCGTCGCGCATCATCTCGCGCGCGCCGCCGCCGTGCTCTTCGGCGGGCTGGAAGATCAGGTAGACCGTGCCGTCGAAGTCGCGCTGCTGCGCCAGGTACTGGGCCGCGCCCAGCAGCATCGTGGTGTGGCCATCGTGGCCGCAGGCGTGCATCTTGCCGGCGTGCCGGCTGGCGTGCGCGAACTGGTTGGACTCCTGCATGGGCAGGGCGTCCATGTCGGCGCGCAGGCCGATGGCGCGCTTCGAACTGCCTTGCTGAAGGATACCCACCACGCCCGTGCGCCCGAAACCGCGGTGGATCGGGATGCCCCACTGCGTCAGCAGATCGGCCACCAGGTCCGAGGTGCGGGTTTCCTCGAACGCCAGTTCGGGATGGGCGTGGATGTCGCGCCGCACCGTCCGCAGGTAGGCGGACTGGGTCACGATGTCATCGATGAGCTTCATGGGAGATTCATTCGGTTTGCGTTTTTCGCCGTGCCAAGGAACGTGAAGGGCTGGACAAGGGCCAGTCTAGCGACAAGTTTTTTGATGTGAACAGGAAGGTCTTTTCATGCGACTGAAATACCCAAGCACCCTCGCCGCAGCCCTCGTCGGCCTGCCACCACTGGGCCTGGCCGCGGGCCTGGACGTGCAGATCCAGCTGCCACGGCTCAACGTCTCCGAGTACCACAGGCCCTACGTCGCCGCCTGGATCGAGCACGCCAGCGGCGAAGTCGGGGCCAACCTGGTGGTGTGGCACGACCAGAACATGGGCATCGAGGAAGGCGGCAAATGGCTGCGCGAATTGCGCCAATGGTGGCGGCGCAGCGGCCGCGAGATGCGCATGCCGGCAGACGGTGTGAGCGGCGCGACCCGCCCGCCGGGCAGCCACCGGTTGCAGTTCAGCGAAGGCAAAGCGCCTCTGCCCCAGCAGCTCAAGCCCGGCAGCTACCGGCTGGTGGTGGAAGCGGCGCGCGAACAGGGCGAGCGCGAAGTGGTGCAACTGCCGTTCGAATGGCCACCGGGCAAGGCCTCGCAGGCGACGTCGCGCGGCATCACGGAGCTGGGCGAGGTCACGCTGGAGCTGAAACCGTAGGCTTCACCGGAACATCGCGTACCCCACCCCGATCGCCGCCGCCAGCCCCACCACGTCGGCGAACAGCGCGCACGCCAATGCGTGCCGCGCTTGCTTCACGCCGACGCTGCCGAAGTACACCGCGAGCACATAGAACGTGGTCTCGGTCGAGCCCTGCACGATGGCGGCCAGCCGTCCGGCAAACGAATCCACGCCATGGGTCTGCATGACGTCGATCATCAAACCACGCGCGCCGGAGCCCGAGAGGATCTTCATCAGACCCACGGGCAGCGCCGGCAGGAAGTCGGTGTTCCAGCCCATCGCCGCCACGGCCGCGCCAATACCCGCCATCAGGAAATCCATGCAGCCCGCCGCGCGGAACACGCCGATGGCGATCAGGATGGCGATGAGGTAGGGCACGATCTGCACCGCCACGGCAAAGCCTTCCTTCGCGCCGTCGATGAAGGCGTCGTACACGTTCACGCGCCGCCACGCACCCGCGATCAGAAACAGCGCCACCACGCCGAGGATCACGCCCGCACCGGTCGCCCCCGCAATGCGCGCGGCTTGCTCGGCGGGCAGGCCGGCCAATGCCGTCACCGCCCAGGCCAGCAAGCCGCCAGCGAGCAGCACCGGCAGCAGGAAACGCGGGCGCCACAGCGGCAGGCGCTGGCACACCGCCACGGCCAGCACACCCGCCAGCAGCGAGATGAAGGTGACCAGCAGCACCGGCAGAAAGATGTCGGCCGCATTGAAGCCCGCGCCCAGGCCCTGCTTGAGCGCGATGCTCTGGCGGATGGCGATCACCGAGGTCGGGATCAAGGTGAGGCCCGCGGTGTTCATCACCACGAACATGATCTGCGCGTTGCTCGCCGCGCCCGCCTTCTCGGTGTTGAGGGTCTGCAGCTCGCGCATGGCGGTGAGGCCCAGCGGCGTGGCCGCGTTGTCCAGCCCGAGCAGGTTGGCCGAGATGTTCATGGTCATCGCGCCCTGCGCCGGGTGGCCCTGGGGCACACCCGGGAACAGGCGCCGCAGCAAGGGACCGGCAACGCGCGCGAGCAGTTCGATCATGCCGGCGCGCTCGCCCACCTTCATGAGACCGAGCCACAGCGCCATCACGCCTGCCAGGCCCAGCGAGATCTCGAAGCCCGAGCGCGCACCGTCGAACATGGCCGACAACAGCGCCTGCGGCAGGCTGTCCTCGCCCAGCACCCAGCGCACCAGCGCGGTGGCAAACGCCACAGTGAACAAACCGATCCAGACCCAGTTCAACGCCATGGAGAGCGATGGTAGCGGTTGACCGCCCATCGGCGCGCCCTGCACCGGGTGTCGAAAGCGCGCCGCCCGGATCGTCGTCAGGGTGGCAGCGGGTGGACACCACCCGGCCTCATCCACATTCCCTTCAGGAGATCCTCATGCCCGCCCAACTCTGTGCCTACCTGTCCTACAACGGCAACTGCGCCGAAGCCATGCAGTTCTATGCGAAGGTGCTCAACGCCAAACTGGAAGCCTTGATCACCTACGACCAGATGCCCGGTGACGAACCCGTACCGCCCGGCATGGGCAACAAGGTCATGCACGCCTACCTGGTGCACCCCGACTTCGCGCTCATGGCCGGTGACGCCATGCCCGACACGCCGTTCGACGGCATCAAGGGCGCGATGATGGCCTTGACCTATCCCGACGTCGCACAGGCCGAGCGCGTGTTCAAGGCCCTGTCCGAGGGCGGCAAGGTGAGCATGCCGATGGAAGAAACCTTCTGGGCCAAGACCTTCGGCATGGTCACCGACCGCTTCGGCACACCCTGGGCGGTCAACGGCGGACCCAAGGACATGCCCAAGGGCTAAAGCTGGCCTTCGGTCAGCGTGTCGAGCTGGAAGCGGCCGCTGCGGTCCCACAGCCAGGTGTCGACGTACTGCACCCGGCCCAGGCCAGGCGGTGACGGAAACGGCGCGGCCGCGCGCACCAGGCGCTCGATCTCCACCATGACCTCGGGTGCGTGGCTCGGCCCGCGCAACCAGCGCGTGGAGCCCACGCGCCCGCCCAGGTGGATCTCCACCTCGAGCACGCCGATGGCATACAGCATCGGCGGCAGCTGGCCCCGGTAGATGCGATCGGGGTACTTGAGGTAGACGTGGGAGGCGGCCTCGCGCCGGTAGGCGGGGCTTGCGGGGGCCTGGCCCGGCAGGGGTGCGCCTATCGGTCCGATGGAGCAACCTGCGGCGAGAGCGGAAGCCGCAGAAGCAGCGGCCAGGGCCATGAAGTGGCGGCGGTCGTCGTGTGAGGCGGGGTGTCGTGAATGCATCGCGGCATTAAAGCAGTGCGCCACGCCGGGCACAAGCGCGGCAACAAGCACTTACGGACGTCAGCGCTGCCGCAAGGCCCGGCTGAGCAGAATCACCGGCACGAGGCCTACCAGCACCAGCGTCAACGCGGGCAAGGCCGCCTCGCCCAGGCGCTCGTCGCGCGCCAGCTGGTAGGCCACCACCGCCAGGGTGTCGCTGTTGAACGGACGCAGCACCAGGGTGGCGGGCAATTCCTTCATCACGTCCACGAACACCAGCAGCAAGGCAGCGGCGGTGGACCGTTTCAACAAGGGCCAGTGCACACGCGCGACCAGGCCCAGACCGGTCGCGCCCAGCATGCGCGCCGAATCGTCCAGGCTGGCTGGCACGCGGGCATAACCACTCTGCATCGACTGCAAGGCCACGGCGGTGAAGCGCACCAGGTAGGCCCAGACAATGCCCAGCGCCGTGGCCGTCACCCAGTAGCCCACGCTCGACTCGGGGTGCACCGACTGCACCCAGCCCACGGGCAAGAGAATGCCCACCACGATCACCGCCCCCGGCACGGCATAACCCAGGCTGGTGAGTTGTGCCACGCCCCGTGTGACACGGCCCGGGCGCGTGCGCACCGCAAATGCCAGCACGAGTGCGATGGCCGTGGCCATCGCAGCGGCCAGGCCGGCCAGCCAGATGCTGTTGCGCGCCCATTGCAGGAACGCGGTCCAGGGCAGCTCGTCCCAGCCACCAACCAGGGGGCGCAGCATGAACAGGACCGGCAACACGAAACCGAAGGCGATCGGCAAGGCGCACACCAGGATGGCCGCTGCCGCGCGGCCCGCGCGCAGGCGCGTGGGCAAGGCTTCGGCGCTGTTGGCCCGCTGGCCACGCAAGGTCGAAAAGCGCATGCGGCGCTGTGCGCGGTGTTCGAGCCAGAGCAGCAGCGACACCGTGGCCAGCAGGATCGTCGCCAGTTGGGCCGCTGCCATGCGGTTGTCCATCGACAGCCAAGCTTTGTACACGCCCGCGGTGAAGGTCTGAATGCCGAAATAGCTGGACACCCCGAAGTCGGCGAGCGTCTCCATGAGCGCCAGTGCCACACCCGCCGCCACGGCTGGGCGCGCCAGCGGCAATGCGATCTCGCGGATGCGCCGCGCCAACGGGGCACCGAGCAGGCGCGCCGCCTCCATCAGTTGGCCGGCACGTTCGGTCAGCGCCGTGCGGGCGAGCAGATACACATAGGGATAGAGCGAGAACGTGAACACCCAGACCGCGCCAGGCGTGTTGCGCACCTCCGGAAACACGCGGCCGGTGAGGCCGAAGGTCTCGCGCAGCCCCACCTGCAGCGGCCCACTGAACTGCAGGAAGTCGGTGTAGGCGTAGGCCACCACATAGGCCGGCATGGCCAGCGGCAGCAGCAGCGCCCATTCGAAGAAGCGGCGGCCGGGAAAGTCGAACAGCGTGACCGCGCTCGCCGTGCCCATGCCCACCACCGACACGCCCAGCGCCACACTCACGCACAGCACCAGCGTGGTGAGCGTGTAGTCGGGCAGCACGGTTTGCGCCATCTGCGCGAGCACGTCCTGCGCCACCGCGTCGAACTGGAACCACGACGCGCCCAGCGACAGCACCGGCAGCGTGAGCAGCAGGGCAAGCAGGATCAAGAGGGCCGGAGCCAGCCAAGGTCGCATGGGCAAGGGTTTCGGGAGCTGGGGCGCGGAGCCTGTTCAGGGTCCAGACCCACGTCAATACAAATGAGAATTGTAGACATCTACAATCGAGCGACTATGTTCCTGCAAGTCTCTCAGCTCAGCGTGCGGTATGCCGGCCTCTCGCACGCGGCGGTCGACGGCGTGTCGCTGGGGCTGCGCGCGGGTGACATCGGTGTGCTGATCGGCCCGTCGGGTTGCGGCAAGACCACCTTGCTGCGTGCGGTGGCGGGTCTGGAGCGTGCCAGTGGTGGCAGCATCCAACTCGATGGCGAGACCGTGAGCCAGGAGCGCTTTCACATGCCGGCCGAGCAGCGCCGCATCGGCATGGTGTTCCAGGACTACGCGCTCTTTCCGCACCTGGACGTGGGCCGCAACATCGCCTTTGGCATCCACCGCCTGCCGCACGCCGAGCGCGATGCGCGCGTGGCCGAGGTGCTGGCCCTGGTCGGACTCGCGGGCATGCAGTCGCGCTTCCCGCACGAACTCTCCGGCGGGCAGCAGCAACGCGTGGCATTGGCCCGTGCGCTGGCGCCGCGACCGCGGCTGCTGTTGCTGGACGAGCCCTTCTCCAATCTCGACGTCGACCTGCGCGAGCGATTGGCGCACGAAGTGCGCGGCATCCTGAAAGCCGCGGGTGCAACGGCGCTGTTCGTCACGCACGACCAGCTGGAAGCTTTTGCCATCGGCGATGTGATCGGCGTGATGCACGAAGGCCATCTGCACCAGTGGGAAGACGCCTACGCGCTGTACCACCGCCCGGCCACGCGCTTCGTGGCCGAGTTCATCGGCCATGGTGTTTTCGCGCCGGCGCAGATCCACCTGGATGGCGAATACGGCGTGACGGTGCAGACCCCGCTGGGCGTGCTGCGCGACGTGGAGGAATGTCCGTTGCCCACGGCCTACGAGGCGGGCCTGTGCGACGTGCTGCTGCGCGCCGACGACATCGTGCACGACGACAACGCACCGGTAAAAGCGCAGATCGTGCGCAAGGCATTTCGCGGTTCGGAGTTTCTCTACACCTTGCGCCTGGCCAGTGGAGAAGTGCTGATGACCCATGTGCCCTCGCACCACAACCACGCGGTGGGCGAGTGGATCGGCATCCGCGCCGAAGTCGACCACGTGGTGACCTTCGAGCGCGGCGCGGGCGCAAGCGCCCCGCCCGCGCCCGGTGTGGCCAGGGCACCCTCCTTCTGAGGGGAAGCCCGCTCCCGATCCCGCTCCCGCATTCCGCCGTCAGGCCGGGCTGAGCAGCGCAGGGGTGCGGGGAAAAAGAAGTTCGCGGGTTTGAGCGAAGCGAGTTTGCGAACTTCTCCCCGCACACCGAGCAGCGCAAGGAACCCCGAAGGGGCCCGGTCTTCGGCTCGCCTTTCTTTGGGTCACCTTTCTTTGGCGAAGCAAAGAAAGGTGACTCGGCCGCCGGGCCGAGACCCGGCTTGCCACGAAAGCAGAAAAGCCACAAAAGAAGAAGAAGAAGAAGACGTTGTCAGAGGACCCCCTCCCTCAAGCGGGAGAGGGAGTAAGACACGAGGCCATCGAGCAACAGCACCGCCACCAACACCAGCCCCGTCAGCGGAAACGCCAACGCCACGAGGCACATGACCACCGCCCCACCCTTCCAAAGCGGCAAGTCCCGAGGCAGCGGCGGCGCACCGAGGCGCCAACGAGCACCCGAAGGCCGACGCCTCCACCACACGACCACACCGCTGACACACAGGAACACGATGGCCAGACAGAACAGCACATTGAGCCAGGCATTCCACAGCCCAAGGTCTCCCTGGTGCAGCGCCACGCCCACCGCCATGGCCTTGGCCAGCCAGGGATAGTCCGCGAACCCGACCTCGGCCAGCACCCGGCCGCTGTAGCGGTCCACGTGCACCGTGCGGTCCTGTGTGGGAAGGCCCAGGTCGCCGCTCATGGTGTCGGCGGAAATCGTGAACACGCCCGTCTCGCCTTGGGGCAGCTGAATGTGGTGCTGCCCCGCGAAGCCCAGCCGCTTCGCCAGCGCGGCCACGGTGTCGAGGTTCACCGGCTCACCCAAAGGTACGCCCACCGCACCGACCGCCGAACCCGAAGACGGCAAGGGCGTCTGCTCCAGCCCCCATGGCACCTCGTGCAGGCCCGCCGGATTGAGTTCTGCATGCGTCGCATCGGACGGCGGCACCGCGTCCCACTTCGCGGCGGGAAAGGTGCCCCAGGGTTGCACGAGCTTCGCGCCCCAGACCCCGGTCCACGACAGACCAGTGAGCAGGAACATCAACAGCAACGCGCTCAACCAGAACCCCATGCTCGCGTGCAGCGAGCGCCACCACAGCCGGCCCTTCAGGCGCAGATTCGGCAGCAGCACCTGTACCCAACGCGTGCCGCCCCGCGGCCACCACAGGTACAACCCGGTCACGATCATCACGATGCCCAAGCCCGCTGCAATTTCGATCAGCCGGTCGCCCACGTCGCCGAGCAGCAAGGTGCCATGGATCTTCTGAGCCCAGGCGAACACGGTGTGGTCCTTGTCCACCAGTTGCAGCACCTGCGCGGTGTAGGGGTTCACCGCCACGGCTTCGGTGACGCCGTCACGCGCCACCACAAACCAACTCGCCTGGTCCACGGCGCGCGGCGCGATGTACTCGCGCAGCACCGCCTGCGAGCGCAGTTCGAGCACCGCCTGCGCTTGTGCGCTCACAGGCAAAGGCCCTTGCTCGGTCACGCCCACCGTCACCACCGGCCCGAGGCGGGTCTGGAAGCCGGTGAAGAACACCATGACCAGGCCCGTGAGCGCGAGCATGAGCAGAAAGGGCACGACGTACAGGCCGGCGTAGAAATGCCAGCGCCAGGCGACGGCGTGAAACCGGGACGGCTTCGTCCCCGCGCCCGGTGTGGGCACGCGTTGCGCAGCAGTCATGGCCGCCTCAGTGCTTGTGCTGGCTGTGTGCGTCCGGCACGGCCGCAGCGGGCGCGGCCGTGCCGCCGCCCAGCGCCCGCACCGGCGCCTTCACCGCGAGCGTGGAGCGCTTGCCGTCCGGGCCTTCGAGCACGAAGGTCAGGGGTACCACGTCGCCGGCCTTCACCTGGCCCTTGAGGTCCATCAGCATCACGTGGTAGCCACCAGGCTTGAGCTCGACCGGCTGGCCCGCGGGCAATGGCAGTCCGGCCTTGAGTTCGCGCATGCGCATCACATCTTTTTCCATCGCCATTTCGTGGATTTGCGCCACGCCTGCGATGGGTGACTGGACACCGACCACGCGCGTGTCGGCCCTGGCGGTGAGTTGCATGAAGGCGCCTGTGGCCTTCTGCTGCGCGACGGTGGCGCGCACCCAGGCGTCCTTCACGTCGACAAGTGCGGGCGCTTGCGCCCAGGCGTTGGCAGTGATCGCCAAGAGGGTGGAGATGAGCAGTTGTTTCATGGAAACATCCCTTGCAAAAAGGCATTGATGATCGGAATCGCACGAGCGCACCGGGCGTCGGGGTCGTGAACAAGCGCGTGCCAGGACGGGGCACGCGAACCGCGGCGGATCAGGCCTGCGGTGGTGGCGCGCGCGAAAGCGCGGTCGGCCAGGGCGAGGCCGGCGTGGCCGAGCGGATCGGCGCCTGGGGTGCTTCGGCATGGGTCCCAAACGCATGGGGAGATGCCGGTGGTGCGGGCGGCAATCCGAGCGCGCCGTTCAATGCAGGGCAATGGCGCTGGGCCTCGGCGAAGCTCGCACCCATATCGCCTGAAGTGTCGCCCGAGGTATCGCCATCCACCGCGTCGACCTGCCGCCAGACCATGCCGCTGGCGCTGCACACCTGCACCCAGCCCGCATGGCCTTGCGACGACACCACCGCCTGCGCCACCGTGGGCGCGAGCGCGCCCAGCAACCAGGCCAGCATGGCAAGCCAGGCGGCGAATCGGCGGGTGGCGCGGGTGAACGGCATGGCGGGCGATTTTACCCACCGCGTGGCGCGTCAACTGTGCGACCCCGGCACCCCCCCTTCACCGCTACCATGCCGCCCAGACCCCACAACGGAGACACCCATGCTCAAACTCTGCGGCTTCTCGGCCAGCAACTACTACAACGTCGTCAAGCTCGCCATGCTCGAAAAGGGCGTCGCGTTCGACGAAGAACTGGCCTGGATCGGCGAGACCGACAAGGCCAGCAGCCCGCTGGGCAAGGTGCCCTATCTGAAGACCGGCGCGGGCGCGATGTCGGAGTCGACGGTGATCCTGGACTACCTCGAATCGGCCTACCCGCAACACCCGCTGGTGCCCACCGACCCGTTCGCCGCCGCCAAGGTGCGTGAGCTGGTGCGCTACACCGAGCTGCACCTGGAACTCGTGGCGCGCAACCTCTACCCCGAGGCCTTCTTCGGCGGCAAGGTGAGCGACGCCGCGAAGGAGAAGATCGGCGAGCAGCTGGAGAAGAACGTGGCGGCGTTCGCCAAGCTGGCGGTGTTCTCGCCCTACCTCGCGGGCGACACGTTCACACTGGCCGATTGCGCCGGCATCGTGCACCTGCCGATCGTGAGCGGTGCGACCAAGATCATCTATGGCCGCGACTTCCTGGCCGACCTGCCGCTGCGCGACTACATCAAGAAGATGGGCGAGCGGCCTGCCGTGCAAAAGGTCAACGCCGATCGCAAAGCGAACACCGAAGAGATGTTGAAGCGCACGAAGGGGTGAACGCCCCCTCAGCGGAACTTGCGCACCAGTTCCACACCGACCGCCCACGCGCGTCCCGCGCCCGGTTCGAAGAAGCGGTTGTTGCCTTCGTTGACGATGACCGAGCCCGCGTAGGTGCGGTCGGTCACGTTGTCCACGCGCAGGAACTCGCGCCAGGTCCAGTCACCCCGCTGCTGCTCGAAGCGCACACCGAGGTTGAAGACGGTGCTGGCGGCGGTGAAGTCGGTGTTGCGGTCGTTCACGGCCATGCGCCCGGTGTGCAGCGCTTCCAGCGTGAACACGCTGTTGGCCCAGCCCGGCTCCCACGCCACCTGCAAGTAGGCCTGCTGGCGCGCCAGCCCCGGCAGGCGGCTGCCCGCGGGCACCGACACGGTGGGCACGGCGCAGGGTGAGGCGGTGCAGGTGAGGAAACCATCTCGGTAGCGCGCGTCCATCCAGGTGAGTGCCGGGGTGATGGTGAACGGGCCCCACTGCATCAGGCCCGCGAGTTCCAGGCCATGGCGGCGCGTGCGCCCCGCGTTCTGGAAGGTCGACCGCCCGCCGGTGTTGGAGAGCACCACGATCTCGTCCTGCGTGCGGGTCTCGAACAGCGTGGCGCTCCAGCTGCCCCAGCCTTGCCGCCCACGCAAGCCGGCTTCGGCGCTCAGGCTGCGCGAAGCGTTCACCGCGCTGTTGAGGCCGGTGAGGCCCGAGGGGCGGTAGGCCACTTCGTTGAGCGTGGGCGTCTCCAATCCCCGGCCCAGGCTGGCGAAGGCCTGCAGCTGTGGCGTGAGTTCGCGCCGCACGCCCAGCACCGGGCTCCAGCCGTCGAACTTCACCGCGCCGCTGTCGTCCGGGTTGCCCGGCGCGATGTAGTGGTCGGCGGACTTGAAACGCACGCTCGAATGCCGCAGGCCGGCCATGTAGGTCGTGGCCGAGGTGCGCCACTCGGCTTGCACATAGGGGTCGAAGGTGCTGGCGCGGTTGGTCTCGTCGCGGCGCAGGCGGCCTTGCACGCCGAGCGTGGTGCCGACGAAGTTCTCGTAGCCCAGGCGGTCCTCGCTCTGCTGGTCGGACGCGATGCCGGCCGCCACGGTGAGGCGGCCGCTGTCGTAGGTGCGGTCGAGCCGCCAGCGCGCGTTCCAGCCCCAGTAGTCGCGGTCCAGATCGATCACGCCGCCTGCGCTGCCAGCGGGAATTTGTGCACCGCTGGGAATGGCCTGGAACTGGCGCACCGCGCGCTGCCCCCCATAGCCCATGAGCTCGAGGCGGTGACCGCCGCCCAGGGCCTGCTCCCACGCCAGGCCGACCTGGGTCTGCGACACGCTCTTGCGTGTGTTGAACTGCGTGGCGGCACCGGTGGTCTGGCGCGGGTTGGCGTCGAACTCGGCGCGCGTGAGGCCTAGCGGGTCCAGTGCCTGGCTGCTCTGGCGGTTGAGCACGAGCACGGTGCGCCCTCCCTCGTGCGCGCGGCTGAGCTTGAGGTTGCCGGTGCTGCGCGACGCGGCCGACTGCGGGCGTTCGCCATCGGTGGCGAACTTGCCCGCGTCCAGCGTGTACGACCAGCCGGGTTGTTCGGCCGTGCCGGTCTGCCCGCTGACTTGGGTGGAAAAGCGCCACAGGCCGTTGGCGCCGGCGACCAGGCCGCTGCGCCATTCGGTGGGGCGCTGCCCGTCCTGCGTGTAGAGCGCGATCACGCCCCCGGCCGATGCGCCGTAGAGCGCGGAGAACGGCCCACGGATCACTTCGATGCGGTCGGCGCTGCCGAGGGGAAAGTTCGCCGCCTGGCCTTGCCCGTCGGGCGCGCTGGCGGGAATGCCGTCCACATACAGCCGCACGCCGCGCACACCGAAGGGCGCGCGCGCGCCGTAGCCGCGCATGGAAATCTGCAGGTCTTGCGCGTAGTTCTGCCGGTTGCGCACCACCAGGCCCGGCACGCGACCCAGGCCTTCGGAGAGGTTGATCTGCAACTG
The sequence above is a segment of the Hydrogenophaga sp. BPS33 genome. Coding sequences within it:
- a CDS encoding M20 aminoacylase family protein → MKLIDDIVTQSAYLRTVRRDIHAHPELAFEETRTSDLVADLLTQWGIPIHRGFGRTGVVGILQQGSSKRAIGLRADMDALPMQESNQFAHASRHAGKMHACGHDGHTTMLLGAAQYLAQQRDFDGTVYLIFQPAEEHGGGAREMMRDGLFERFPMDAVFGMHNMPGIPVGSIAASPGPVLASNNEFRITVRGKGGHAAFPHLSVDPIAVASQILPALQTIVTRSKKPLETAVVSITMVHAGEVPNVIPDTCTIQGSVRAYTAETLDLIERRMGEIVAHACAMFGAEHDFVFQRNYPSTINHEAETAFVREVLGEMLPPSQVVVQTPIMAAEDFAFMLEQVPGCYAFIGNGDGDHRDLGHGAGPCVVHNTSYDFNDDLLPLGASFFVRLVQRWLGPA
- a CDS encoding DUF2271 domain-containing protein; the encoded protein is MRLKYPSTLAAALVGLPPLGLAAGLDVQIQLPRLNVSEYHRPYVAAWIEHASGEVGANLVVWHDQNMGIEEGGKWLRELRQWWRRSGREMRMPADGVSGATRPPGSHRLQFSEGKAPLPQQLKPGSYRLVVEAAREQGEREVVQLPFEWPPGKASQATSRGITELGEVTLELKP
- a CDS encoding nucleoside recognition domain-containing protein — protein: MALNWVWIGLFTVAFATALVRWVLGEDSLPQALLSAMFDGARSGFEISLGLAGVMALWLGLMKVGERAGMIELLARVAGPLLRRLFPGVPQGHPAQGAMTMNISANLLGLDNAATPLGLTAMRELQTLNTEKAGAASNAQIMFVVMNTAGLTLIPTSVIAIRQSIALKQGLGAGFNAADIFLPVLLVTFISLLAGVLAVAVCQRLPLWRPRFLLPVLLAGGLLAWAVTALAGLPAEQAARIAGATGAGVILGVVALFLIAGAWRRVNVYDAFIDGAKEGFAVAVQIVPYLIAILIAIGVFRAAGCMDFLMAGIGAAVAAMGWNTDFLPALPVGLMKILSGSGARGLMIDVMQTHGVDSFAGRLAAIVQGSTETTFYVLAVYFGSVGVKQARHALACALFADVVGLAAAIGVGYAMFR
- a CDS encoding VOC family protein, whose amino-acid sequence is MPAQLCAYLSYNGNCAEAMQFYAKVLNAKLEALITYDQMPGDEPVPPGMGNKVMHAYLVHPDFALMAGDAMPDTPFDGIKGAMMALTYPDVAQAERVFKALSEGGKVSMPMEETFWAKTFGMVTDRFGTPWAVNGGPKDMPKG
- a CDS encoding ABC transporter permease: MRPWLAPALLILLALLLTLPVLSLGASWFQFDAVAQDVLAQMAQTVLPDYTLTTLVLCVSVALGVSVVGMGTASAVTLFDFPGRRFFEWALLLPLAMPAYVVAYAYTDFLQFSGPLQVGLRETFGLTGRVFPEVRNTPGAVWVFTFSLYPYVYLLARTALTERAGQLMEAARLLGAPLARRIREIALPLARPAVAAGVALALMETLADFGVSSYFGIQTFTAGVYKAWLSMDNRMAAAQLATILLATVSLLLWLEHRAQRRMRFSTLRGQRANSAEALPTRLRAGRAAAAILVCALPIAFGFVLPVLFMLRPLVGGWDELPWTAFLQWARNSIWLAGLAAAMATAIALVLAFAVRTRPGRVTRGVAQLTSLGYAVPGAVIVVGILLPVGWVQSVHPESSVGYWVTATALGIVWAYLVRFTAVALQSMQSGYARVPASLDDSARMLGATGLGLVARVHWPLLKRSTAAALLLVFVDVMKELPATLVLRPFNSDTLAVVAYQLARDERLGEAALPALTLVLVGLVPVILLSRALRQR
- a CDS encoding ABC transporter ATP-binding protein, which produces MFLQVSQLSVRYAGLSHAAVDGVSLGLRAGDIGVLIGPSGCGKTTLLRAVAGLERASGGSIQLDGETVSQERFHMPAEQRRIGMVFQDYALFPHLDVGRNIAFGIHRLPHAERDARVAEVLALVGLAGMQSRFPHELSGGQQQRVALARALAPRPRLLLLDEPFSNLDVDLRERLAHEVRGILKAAGATALFVTHDQLEAFAIGDVIGVMHEGHLHQWEDAYALYHRPATRFVAEFIGHGVFAPAQIHLDGEYGVTVQTPLGVLRDVEECPLPTAYEAGLCDVLLRADDIVHDDNAPVKAQIVRKAFRGSEFLYTLRLASGEVLMTHVPSHHNHAVGEWIGIRAEVDHVVTFERGAGASAPPAPGVARAPSF
- a CDS encoding PepSY-associated TM helix domain-containing protein — its product is MTAAQRVPTPGAGTKPSRFHAVAWRWHFYAGLYVVPFLLMLALTGLVMVFFTGFQTRLGPVVTVGVTEQGPLPVSAQAQAVLELRSQAVLREYIAPRAVDQASWFVVARDGVTEAVAVNPYTAQVLQLVDKDHTVFAWAQKIHGTLLLGDVGDRLIEIAAGLGIVMIVTGLYLWWPRGGTRWVQVLLPNLRLKGRLWWRSLHASMGFWLSALLLMFLLTGLSWTGVWGAKLVQPWGTFPAAKWDAVPPSDATHAELNPAGLHEVPWGLEQTPLPSSGSAVGAVGVPLGEPVNLDTVAALAKRLGFAGQHHIQLPQGETGVFTISADTMSGDLGLPTQDRTVHVDRYSGRVLAEVGFADYPWLAKAMAVGVALHQGDLGLWNAWLNVLFCLAIVFLCVSGVVVWWRRRPSGARWRLGAPPLPRDLPLWKGGAVVMCLVALAFPLTGLVLVAVLLLDGLVSYSLSRLREGVL
- a CDS encoding copper chaperone PCu(A)C: MKQLLISTLLAITANAWAQAPALVDVKDAWVRATVAQQKATGAFMQLTARADTRVVGVQSPIAGVAQIHEMAMEKDVMRMRELKAGLPLPAGQPVELKPGGYHVMLMDLKGQVKAGDVVPLTFVLEGPDGKRSTLAVKAPVRALGGGTAAPAAAVPDAHSQHKH
- a CDS encoding DUF2946 family protein; protein product: MPFTRATRRFAAWLAMLAWLLGALAPTVAQAVVSSQGHAGWVQVCSASGMVWRQVDAVDGDTSGDTSGDMGASFAEAQRHCPALNGALGLPPAPPASPHAFGTHAEAPQAPIRSATPASPWPTALSRAPPPQA
- a CDS encoding glutathione S-transferase encodes the protein MLKLCGFSASNYYNVVKLAMLEKGVAFDEELAWIGETDKASSPLGKVPYLKTGAGAMSESTVILDYLESAYPQHPLVPTDPFAAAKVRELVRYTELHLELVARNLYPEAFFGGKVSDAAKEKIGEQLEKNVAAFAKLAVFSPYLAGDTFTLADCAGIVHLPIVSGATKIIYGRDFLADLPLRDYIKKMGERPAVQKVNADRKANTEEMLKRTKG